Proteins co-encoded in one Terriglobia bacterium genomic window:
- the rseP gene encoding RIP metalloprotease RseP, with protein sequence MENFFVDLAAVAVVLGIMIVVHEFGHFAAAKLFDVRVDQFAIGFGKRLFGIKKGETDYRFNALPFGGYVKMAGENPLEAHSGDPREFTSKPRWQRFIIAFAGPFANVVLAIALLTGVFMVRYEHPVYLNQPAVIGWVLDNSSAQKAGIQAGDRIVRIEDVQNPTWEDVLPKVVMSPGQPVTLAIQRGDQILEKTIVPTPTGPEEFGNPGWLPDQPNTVTEIEPSLPAAKAGIRVGDTIVALNGQPTRSMQAVIREIQANKDKPLTLTAVRDNKELNFTVTPMLTELNGKQMWRIGIRSEPQQVDKLPFGKAFVKSLDQNKRNSFLIIELVEKMVQRKVSVKQFSSPIGIAQASGEAARQQGWTPLLALMSAISLNLAIFNLFPFPILDGGMILFLAIEGIRRRDISLRLKERIYQLAFVLLILFAVIVIYNDLAKTLPGLQRLP encoded by the coding sequence ATGGAAAATTTCTTTGTCGACTTGGCGGCCGTAGCGGTTGTACTCGGGATCATGATCGTGGTCCATGAGTTCGGCCACTTTGCCGCCGCGAAACTGTTTGACGTGCGGGTGGACCAGTTCGCCATCGGCTTTGGGAAGCGGTTGTTCGGCATCAAGAAGGGCGAGACCGATTACCGCTTTAACGCCTTGCCCTTCGGCGGCTACGTCAAAATGGCGGGCGAGAACCCGCTGGAGGCGCACAGCGGCGACCCCCGTGAGTTCACCTCAAAACCGCGCTGGCAGCGGTTCATCATTGCCTTCGCCGGCCCCTTCGCCAATGTCGTGCTCGCCATTGCCCTGCTGACCGGCGTGTTTATGGTGCGCTACGAGCACCCGGTTTATCTCAACCAGCCGGCGGTGATCGGATGGGTGCTGGACAATTCTTCGGCGCAAAAGGCCGGCATTCAGGCGGGCGACCGCATCGTGCGTATCGAGGACGTGCAGAACCCAACCTGGGAGGACGTGCTGCCCAAGGTGGTGATGAGCCCCGGACAGCCGGTCACGCTGGCAATCCAGCGCGGCGATCAGATTCTTGAGAAGACGATCGTTCCAACTCCGACCGGGCCGGAGGAATTCGGCAATCCCGGGTGGCTGCCGGACCAGCCCAATACGGTCACCGAGATTGAGCCGAGCCTGCCGGCAGCCAAGGCCGGCATCAGGGTCGGCGACACCATCGTTGCCCTGAACGGGCAGCCGACGCGCTCCATGCAGGCGGTCATCCGCGAGATCCAAGCGAACAAGGACAAGCCGCTCACCTTGACTGCGGTGCGCGACAACAAAGAACTGAATTTCACGGTTACGCCGATGCTGACCGAGCTGAACGGCAAGCAAATGTGGCGCATCGGGATTCGCTCCGAACCGCAGCAGGTTGACAAGCTGCCCTTCGGCAAAGCGTTCGTGAAGTCGCTCGACCAGAACAAGCGGAATTCGTTCCTGATCATCGAACTGGTCGAGAAGATGGTGCAGCGCAAGGTGTCGGTGAAGCAGTTCTCCAGCCCCATCGGAATTGCGCAGGCGTCGGGCGAGGCGGCGCGGCAGCAGGGATGGACCCCGCTGCTGGCGCTAATGTCGGCCATCAGCCTCAACTTGGCCATCTTCAACCTGTTCCCGTTCCCCATCCTCGACGGCGGCATGATCCTGTTCCTGGCGATTGAGGGCATCCGCAGGCGCGACATCAGCCTGCGTCTGAAGGAGCGCATCTACCAGTTGGCGTTCGTGCTGCTGATTCTGTTCGCCGTAATTGTGATCTACAACGACCTGGCAAAGACGCTTCCGGGGCTGCAGAGATTGCCGTAG
- a CDS encoding SpoIIE family protein phosphatase, whose product MAEGSQVAISTPSSVREQLLERRVRLEQAISTAPAEAQFSQLLREVDSALERVANGSYGLCETCHDPIEAERLAANPLLRLCLGHLTPREQRALEDDLQLASRIQNNLLPAKELRVGGWSACYHYEAFGPVSGDYCDLIPAAGEVLYFVLGDVAGKGIAASMLMSQLHAMFRTLITLGLAPDDLLERANRIFCETALSTHYATVICGRAQPDGAVHLANAGHCPPLLLCGDQVSALESTGLPLGMFGNSQYGSVHLKLVAGDGLLLYTDGISESCDGSGQEYGAERLTRAAAHHAQFGPQQLVRGCLEDLGTFARGAARNDDLSVLAVARAA is encoded by the coding sequence ATGGCTGAAGGGTCCCAAGTCGCGATTAGCACCCCGAGTTCGGTTCGCGAGCAACTGCTGGAACGGCGCGTTCGGCTGGAGCAGGCCATCTCTACGGCGCCTGCGGAGGCGCAATTTTCCCAACTACTCCGCGAAGTGGACAGCGCGCTGGAGCGCGTCGCCAACGGCAGCTACGGCCTGTGCGAGACCTGCCACGACCCCATCGAAGCGGAGCGGCTCGCCGCCAATCCCTTGTTGCGCCTCTGCCTTGGCCACCTGACGCCGCGGGAACAACGGGCGCTGGAAGACGATCTGCAACTGGCCTCGCGCATTCAGAACAATCTGCTCCCGGCGAAGGAACTTCGCGTGGGCGGATGGTCCGCGTGTTACCACTACGAAGCCTTCGGCCCGGTGAGCGGAGATTACTGCGACCTGATTCCGGCCGCGGGCGAGGTGCTGTACTTCGTGCTCGGCGATGTCGCCGGCAAAGGCATTGCGGCTTCGATGTTGATGTCGCAATTGCACGCCATGTTTCGCACCCTGATCACGCTGGGCCTGGCGCCGGACGATCTGCTGGAGCGGGCCAACCGCATCTTCTGCGAGACGGCGCTATCGACGCACTACGCAACCGTGATCTGCGGCCGCGCGCAGCCCGACGGCGCCGTTCACCTCGCCAACGCGGGACACTGTCCGCCTCTGCTGTTGTGCGGAGACCAAGTCAGTGCGCTGGAGTCCACCGGACTTCCGCTGGGCATGTTCGGCAACAGCCAATACGGCAGTGTCCACCTGAAGCTGGTCGCAGGGGATGGATTGCTGCTCTATACGGACGGTATCTCGGAGTCGTGCGACGGCAGCGGCCAGGAGTACGGAGCCGAGCGTTTGACCCGCGCGGCAGCTCATCATGCCCAGTTCGGGCCGCAGCAGCTTGTCCGAGGCTGTCTGGAGGATCTGGGAACGTTCGCGCGCGGCGCGGCGCGCAACGACGACCTTAGCGTTCTTGCGGTGGCGCGGGCTGCGTGA